The following are from one region of the Spodoptera frugiperda isolate SF20-4 chromosome 20, AGI-APGP_CSIRO_Sfru_2.0, whole genome shotgun sequence genome:
- the LOC118261982 gene encoding protein FAM107B, which produces MCDARPRKTAPAIQEKLAIYENVLSASALSAGGGVGAVPTLVSQSGVGVEVDMVQEGGGAAGDGLIAPRRVPNPCLESPQRMDLHRELLFNQRIGKNVLNQKSELERALSKHKEKQIMNQVKEHRETPELERAIAERARRLEQAEQSTEEPETGANPTLQQIRARLRHAAPSAPAASAH; this is translated from the exons ATGTGCGACGCCAGACCACGTAAAACTGCACCTGCCATACAAGAGAAACTCGCCATTTATGAAAACG TGTTATCGGCGAGCGCATTGAGCGCGGGCGGCGGCGTGGGAGCGGTCCCCACGCTGGTGTCACAGTCTGGTGTTGGTGTGGAGGTGGACATGGTGCAGGAAGGCGGCGGTGCGGCAGGCGATGGTCTCATCGCGCCGCGCCGCGTGCCCAACCCTTGTTTGGAGAGCCCACAGCGTATGGACTTACACAGGGAGCTTCTCTTTAATCAGAGGAT AGGTAAAAATGTCCTCAACCAAAAAAGTGAACTAGAAAGGGCTCTGTCGAAACACAAAGAGAAGCAAATAATGAACCAAGTGAAGGAACACAGGGAGACACCAG AGCTTGAGCGTGCGATAGCAGAGCGAGCTCGTCGGTTGGAGCAAGCAGAACAAAGTACGGAGGAACCAGAGACTGGTGCCAACCCTACGCTGCAGCAGATACGAGCCCGGCTTCGACACGCAGCGCCCTCTGCGCCAGCGGCCTCTGCCCACTGA
- the LOC118261983 gene encoding hybrid signal transduction histidine kinase M isoform X1, translated as MFNKKLYFALLTLLVVSNVVCAKKSRKNKRPKDQEDTTIQPNVVAYSTFGVNDVVSYDGFVPTSPDYATFLSGVNQESTTRLYAPAFPSSMDTTGFGGNYGTQAFEGHSFGVNEVNMGQPSGMLQYSSNSMNFYNNPNFGTTAEQNSNNDSEDNGGRNHNAEETDSPVYGTKINSRQRHRMNNTEFNIYSNGYSNLSDNKYLHFPEPEQTHENKPAFSESSGSYQSTNNYVHSYEPQENEDTVKMSSVLKFPKVVDFTKIKPYYPTELDTSKFLSDINQPSNEQNSMKNTQIENTFTHNFNSNTNNNKNNNQFMDSSPKLVEHYNMKNNEESSDKSVTKSNNYFEQDLTYNHVNTRPKSNAANNKPMELKKKIKSKPWSSGNYSNDFTNWKDSSVKSYGYSTNFSNMNFKYDVSEPKKPFNPDEIVSASSNVDLTNYQYPDSEFLNFKKMPEFNDDDDYNSVPFKEKTKSSDYLNRFKNSFSSNPTTTSYWGNVYPSFKDYAKKPHYSEIGTDVVNIPKRPQKPNYPKQLDSKLPDWPYTHINRPRKTHKPINEWTKDLLDTRFKSEEDLLGLRTHDTSHPTYLPTFKPSNNVYDNDNEFKNLVEKWRQSYLKTKFKDTSVRDYESYGSETKPMHVPIPKPYPIEVPHPVIVPVPRPFPVRVPVSRPVAVPVVREITVPIEKPVPYPVYKKVPYPVEKLVPVPVEKEVAVPVEKPYPVHIPYVRPVFHHTKPVHEDPENIEEEDFMRRPEMKKPTQYKKRPYGTRYRSRRPSRASYQQDRNRRRWPERRRPSHSMEYRHQSRPTEFQSPPYKHRDYEPDDDEPSDYRAYCRRTGNC; from the exons ATGTTCAACAAGAAACTTTACTTTGCGTTATTAACATTATTAGTTGTTAGTAATGTTGTCTGCGCGAAGAAATCTAGGAAGAATAAACGACCCAAGGATCAAGAGGATACTACCATACAGCCGAATGTTGTTGCATATTCAACTTTCGGAGTTAACGACGTTGTTTCCTACGATGGCTTCGTGCCAACCTCACCGGACTACGCCACCTTCCTGAGCGGGGTAAATCAAGAATCTACTACAAGATTATATGCACCTGCATTCCCAAGTTCCATGGATACGACAGGATTTGGTGGAAATTATGGCACTCAGGCGTTTGAAGGTCACTCCTTCGGTGTGAACGAGGTCAACATGGGCCAACCTAGTGGTATGTTACAATATTCCTCAAATTCAATGAACTTCTACAACAATCCTAATTTTGGTACAACTGCAGAACAAAATAGTAATAATGATTCTGAGGACAATGGTGGTCGCAACCACAACGCAGAAGAAACAGATTCACCAGTGTAtggtactaaaataaattctcGGCAAAGGCACAGAATGAATAACactgaatttaatatttatagtaatgGTTACTCTAACTTGTCTGACAACAAATATCTGCATTTTCCCGAACCAGAGCAAACCCATGAAAATAAACCCGCATTTAGTGAATCTAGTGGGAGTTACCAAAGTACCAATAATTATGTCCATAGTTATGAACCGCAAGAAAATGAAGACACAGTTAAAATGTCTTCTGTATTAAAGTTCCCTAAAGTAGtggattttacaaaaataaaaccatactATCCCACTGAATTGGATACTAGTAAGTTTTTATCAGATATCAACCAACCATCGAACGaacaaaattcaatgaaaaacaCTCAAATAGAAAATACGTTTACTCATAATTTCAATAGTAATacgaataataacaaaaataacaatcagTTCATGGACTCTTCACCAAAATTAGTGGAACATTACAATATGAAAAATAACGAAGAATCTAGTGACAAATCTGTAACTAAATCCAATAATTACTTCGAACAAGATTTAACTTACAATCACGTTAATACACGACCCAAAAGTAATGCGGCTAATAACAAACCAATGGaactaaaaaagaaaatcaagaGTAAGCCATGGTCATCAGGGAACTACAGTAACGATTTTACAAACTGGAAAGACTCTTCTGTAAAGAGCTACGGATATTCCACGAATTTTAGTAATATGAACTTCAAATACGATGTCAGTGAACCAAAAAAACCCTTCAATCCTGATGAAATAGTATCAGCGAGTAGCAATGTTGATTTAACAAATTATCAATATCCAGATTcagaatttttaaatttcaagaAAATGCCTGAATTtaatgacgatgatgattaCAACAGCGTGCCATTTAAGGAAAAAACTAAGTCAAGCGACTATTTGAATCGATTCAAGAACTCTTTTAGTAGTAACCCAACAACTACTTCTTATTGGGGTAATGTTTACCCATCCTTCAAAGATTATGCCAAGAAACCTCATTACAGTGAAATTGGTACCGATGTTGTTAACATTCCTAAAAGACCGCAAAAACCAAATTATCCGAAACAATTAGACAGCAAACTACCCGATTGGCCGTATACTCACATAAACAGACCTCGTAAAACACATAAGCCAATAAATGAGTGGACCAAAGATTTATTAGACACTAGATTCAAATCTGAAGAAGACTTACTAGGTCTCAGAACACACGACACATCGCACCCTACGTATTTACCGACATTCAAGCCAAGCAATAACGTTTATGATAATGACAATGAATTCAAAAACCTCGTCGAGAAGTGGAGACAGTCATATTTGAAGACTAAGTTTAAAGATACATCTGTACGAGATTACGAAAGTTACGGGTCTGAAACGAAACCTATGCATGTGCCGATTCCGAAGCCGTACCCG ATAGAAGTCCCGCACCCGGTAATCGTTCCGGTGCCGCGTCCGTTCCCAGTGCGGGTGCCGGTGTCTAGGCCGGTCGCGGTGCCCGTGGTGCGGGAGATCACCGTGCCTATTGAGAAGCCGGTGCCCTACCCCGTCTACAAAAAGGTTCCCTACCCGGTAGAGAAGCTAGTCCCTGTGCCTGTCGAGAAAGAG GTGGCAGTACCAGTTGAGAAACCTTACCCAGTGCATATACCCTACGTGAGGCCAGTGTTTCATCATACGAAGCCAGTGCACGAGGATCCTGAGAATATAGAAGAGGAAGACTTCATGCGTCGACCCGAAATGAAGAAACCTACTCAGTACAAGAAGAGACCATACGG AACTCGTTACAGGTCACGAAGACCATCTCGTGCAAGTTACCAGCAGGATCGGAACAGGCGGCGGTGGCCCGAGCGTCGTCGTCCATCGCACTCAATGGAATACAGGCATCAGTCCAGACCAACAGAATTCCAGTCTCCCCCATACAAACACCGTGACTACGAGCCAGATGATGATGAACCCAGTGACTACAGAGCATATTGTAGAAGAACGGGAAACTGTTga
- the LOC118261983 gene encoding hybrid signal transduction histidine kinase M isoform X2, which produces MFNKKLYFALLTLLVVSNVVCAKKSRKNKRPKDQEDTTIQPNVVAYSTFGVNDVVSYDGFVPTSPDYATFLSGVNQESTTRLYAPAFPSSMDTTGFGGNYGTQAFEGHSFGVNEVNMGQPSGMLQYSSNSMNFYNNPNFGTTAEQNSNNDSEDNGGRNHNAEETDSPVYGTKINSRQRHRMNNTEFNIYSNGYSNLSDNKYLHFPEPEQTHENKPAFSESSGSYQSTNNYVHSYEPQENEDTVKMSSVLKFPKVVDFTKIKPYYPTELDTSKFLSDINQPSNEQNSMKNTQIENTFTHNFNSNTNNNKNNNQFMDSSPKLVEHYNMKNNEESSDKSVTKSNNYFEQDLTYNHVNTRPKSNAANNKPMELKKKIKSKPWSSGNYSNDFTNWKDSSVKSYGYSTNFSNMNFKYDVSEPKKPFNPDEIVSASSNVDLTNYQYPDSEFLNFKKMPEFNDDDDYNSVPFKEKTKSSDYLNRFKNSFSSNPTTTSYWGNVYPSFKDYAKKPHYSEIGTDVVNIPKRPQKPNYPKQLDSKLPDWPYTHINRPRKTHKPINEWTKDLLDTRFKSEEDLLGLRTHDTSHPTYLPTFKPSNNVYDNDNEFKNLVEKWRQSYLKTKFKDTSVRDYESYGSETKPMHVPIPKPYPVAVPVEKPYPVHIPYVRPVFHHTKPVHEDPENIEEEDFMRRPEMKKPTQYKKRPYGTRYRSRRPSRASYQQDRNRRRWPERRRPSHSMEYRHQSRPTEFQSPPYKHRDYEPDDDEPSDYRAYCRRTGNC; this is translated from the exons ATGTTCAACAAGAAACTTTACTTTGCGTTATTAACATTATTAGTTGTTAGTAATGTTGTCTGCGCGAAGAAATCTAGGAAGAATAAACGACCCAAGGATCAAGAGGATACTACCATACAGCCGAATGTTGTTGCATATTCAACTTTCGGAGTTAACGACGTTGTTTCCTACGATGGCTTCGTGCCAACCTCACCGGACTACGCCACCTTCCTGAGCGGGGTAAATCAAGAATCTACTACAAGATTATATGCACCTGCATTCCCAAGTTCCATGGATACGACAGGATTTGGTGGAAATTATGGCACTCAGGCGTTTGAAGGTCACTCCTTCGGTGTGAACGAGGTCAACATGGGCCAACCTAGTGGTATGTTACAATATTCCTCAAATTCAATGAACTTCTACAACAATCCTAATTTTGGTACAACTGCAGAACAAAATAGTAATAATGATTCTGAGGACAATGGTGGTCGCAACCACAACGCAGAAGAAACAGATTCACCAGTGTAtggtactaaaataaattctcGGCAAAGGCACAGAATGAATAACactgaatttaatatttatagtaatgGTTACTCTAACTTGTCTGACAACAAATATCTGCATTTTCCCGAACCAGAGCAAACCCATGAAAATAAACCCGCATTTAGTGAATCTAGTGGGAGTTACCAAAGTACCAATAATTATGTCCATAGTTATGAACCGCAAGAAAATGAAGACACAGTTAAAATGTCTTCTGTATTAAAGTTCCCTAAAGTAGtggattttacaaaaataaaaccatactATCCCACTGAATTGGATACTAGTAAGTTTTTATCAGATATCAACCAACCATCGAACGaacaaaattcaatgaaaaacaCTCAAATAGAAAATACGTTTACTCATAATTTCAATAGTAATacgaataataacaaaaataacaatcagTTCATGGACTCTTCACCAAAATTAGTGGAACATTACAATATGAAAAATAACGAAGAATCTAGTGACAAATCTGTAACTAAATCCAATAATTACTTCGAACAAGATTTAACTTACAATCACGTTAATACACGACCCAAAAGTAATGCGGCTAATAACAAACCAATGGaactaaaaaagaaaatcaagaGTAAGCCATGGTCATCAGGGAACTACAGTAACGATTTTACAAACTGGAAAGACTCTTCTGTAAAGAGCTACGGATATTCCACGAATTTTAGTAATATGAACTTCAAATACGATGTCAGTGAACCAAAAAAACCCTTCAATCCTGATGAAATAGTATCAGCGAGTAGCAATGTTGATTTAACAAATTATCAATATCCAGATTcagaatttttaaatttcaagaAAATGCCTGAATTtaatgacgatgatgattaCAACAGCGTGCCATTTAAGGAAAAAACTAAGTCAAGCGACTATTTGAATCGATTCAAGAACTCTTTTAGTAGTAACCCAACAACTACTTCTTATTGGGGTAATGTTTACCCATCCTTCAAAGATTATGCCAAGAAACCTCATTACAGTGAAATTGGTACCGATGTTGTTAACATTCCTAAAAGACCGCAAAAACCAAATTATCCGAAACAATTAGACAGCAAACTACCCGATTGGCCGTATACTCACATAAACAGACCTCGTAAAACACATAAGCCAATAAATGAGTGGACCAAAGATTTATTAGACACTAGATTCAAATCTGAAGAAGACTTACTAGGTCTCAGAACACACGACACATCGCACCCTACGTATTTACCGACATTCAAGCCAAGCAATAACGTTTATGATAATGACAATGAATTCAAAAACCTCGTCGAGAAGTGGAGACAGTCATATTTGAAGACTAAGTTTAAAGATACATCTGTACGAGATTACGAAAGTTACGGGTCTGAAACGAAACCTATGCATGTGCCGATTCCGAAGCCGTACCCG GTGGCAGTACCAGTTGAGAAACCTTACCCAGTGCATATACCCTACGTGAGGCCAGTGTTTCATCATACGAAGCCAGTGCACGAGGATCCTGAGAATATAGAAGAGGAAGACTTCATGCGTCGACCCGAAATGAAGAAACCTACTCAGTACAAGAAGAGACCATACGG AACTCGTTACAGGTCACGAAGACCATCTCGTGCAAGTTACCAGCAGGATCGGAACAGGCGGCGGTGGCCCGAGCGTCGTCGTCCATCGCACTCAATGGAATACAGGCATCAGTCCAGACCAACAGAATTCCAGTCTCCCCCATACAAACACCGTGACTACGAGCCAGATGATGATGAACCCAGTGACTACAGAGCATATTGTAGAAGAACGGGAAACTGTTga